DNA sequence from the Streptomyces cinnabarinus genome:
AGGACATCGACCGCGAGGCCCTCTACGACAACGAGGGCGGGCCCGCGCCGATCAACTTCGAGAACTGCGACGCGCGCGTGAAGGCGTTCGCGCGCGAGATGGACATGTCCGGGGCGGACATCGCGGCGACGCACTGCGTGGTGGCGGCCGTGGACCAGGTGCAGGTCGAGGTCCAGCTGACCTACTCCCCGGTGTTCACCGGCATGTTCTACGGCGGTGATGTGATCGTCCGCGGGCAGGCGGTGGCGGAGAACGAGGTGGGGTGACGCGGGAGTCCCGCGGCCTCAGGCCTTGTTGCCGCCCCCGTCCCCCTTCTTCCCCCGCGTGTCCTCGGTCTTCATCGCGTCGTTGACCTGCTTGGCCAGCTCGTCGTCGAGCTTCTTGAACTCGCGGACCACCGCGTCGGACATGCCGGCGAGGGCGTCGAGCTGCTGGCCGATGTCCTCGCGGCCGTCCTCCCAGTTGGACTCGAAGTCGTCGAGAGCGCCGGTGACGGTGCCGTCGCCGATGTCGTCCTCGTAGGACTCGAACATCTTCTTGGTGTGGTTCATCCGGGTCTTGATGGACCGCAGCCGCCGCCCGTAGTCCTCCAGGTCCGTCAGCGGCAGTGAGAGATCGCTCTTGCCCTTGCCCATGTGTTCGTCCCCCGACCGTTCCTCGTAGGCTGATCGGCACGGTACATCGCACGCAGGGGGAAGGTCGACGTCATGGCCCGCTACATGGAGGCGCTCACGATCGAGCGCGGCGGATTCCTGATCAAGGTTCCGGAGTCGTGGTGGGAGTTCGACGTCCGTCCCGAGTCCCGGGACGACTCGATCCGCCGGATGGTGAACGAGCGGATC
Encoded proteins:
- a CDS encoding Tad domain-containing protein; amino-acid sequence: MDDRGSGAGAVIIFALVFLSLSAFVIDGGLSISKRERAADIAEQAARYAAQDIDREALYDNEGGPAPINFENCDARVKAFAREMDMSGADIAATHCVVAAVDQVQVEVQLTYSPVFTGMFYGGDVIVRGQAVAENEVG